In a single window of the Raphanus sativus cultivar WK10039 chromosome 9, ASM80110v3, whole genome shotgun sequence genome:
- the LOC108828189 gene encoding sucrose synthase 6: MASASSPAMLQRSDSIADKMPDALKQSRYHMKRCFASFVKGGKKLMKRENLMNEIEKCIEDSLERKKIMDGLFGYILTCTQEAAVVPPFVALAARPNPGFWEYVKVNSGDLTVDEITATDYLKLKESVVDESWAKDENALEMDFGAIDFTTPRLTLPTSIGNGADYISKFISSKLGGKSDKLEPLLNYLLSLNHHGEKLMINEDLNTVTNLQRSLMLAVNVVSTFPKHTPYETFSQRLKEMGFEKGWGNTSERVRETMVMLSQVLEAPDSVKLDLLFSRLPTVFNVVIFSVHGYFGQQDVLGLPDTGGQVVYILDQVRALEEELLIRINQQGLGFKPQILVVTRLIPEARGTKCDQELEAIEGTKHSHILRVPFVTEKGVLRQWVSRFDIYPYLERFTQDATSKILQRFDCKPDLIIGNYTDGNLVASLMATKLGVTQGTIAHALEKTKYEDSDAKWKELDPKYHFSCQFTADLIAMNVTDFIITSTYQEIAGSKERPGQYESHTAFTMPGLCRVVSGIDVFDPKFNIAAPGADQSVYFPYTETQKRLTKFHPSIQELLYNEKDNAEHMGYLAEREKPIIFSMARLDTVKNITGLVEWYGKDKRLREMANLVVVAGFFDMSKSNDREEKAEIKKMHDLIEKYKLKGSFRWIAAQTDRYRNSELYRCIADTKGVFVQPALYEAFGLTVIEAMNCGLPTFATNQGGPAEIIVDGVSGFHIDPNNGDESVARIGDFFSKCGTDGLYWDTISKGGLKRIYECYTWKIYAEKLLKMGSMYGFWRQVNEDQKKAKQRYIEMFYSLQFKPLTKKVTIPEDKSLPSRLASLRNLLPKKPSLGGGSKQKEVNEREKMKQESEDGQEHNESKVGGGEVRKGLLAAEASENTKKVSETSEETQRLENTKMTCRLQQSQGVSSVRNLFWSVVVCFYIFYVLKQRFFGTYSVQED; encoded by the exons atggCTTCTGCTTCATCTCCAGCTATGCTTCAAAGATCGGATTCTATCGCTGACAAAATGCCTGATGCATTGAAACAAAGCCGGTACCACATGAAGAGATGTTTTGCCAG CTTTGTTAAAGGAGGAAAGAAGCTAATGAAACGTGAGAATCTGATGAATGAGATAGAGAAATGCATAGAAGATAGTCTTGAACGCAAGAAGATCATGGATGGACTGTTTGGTTACATTCTCACTTGTACTCAG GAAGCGGCAGTGGTTCCACCGTTTGTTGCATTAGCCGCGAGACCAAACCCTGGTTTCTGGGAGTATGTTAAGGTCAACTCTGGAGACTTAACAGTGGATGAAATCACAGCCACGGATTACTTGAAGCTCAAGGAATCTGTTGTCGATGAGTCATG GGCTAAGGATGAAAATGCATTGGAGATGGACTTTGGAGCTATTGATTTCACAACTCCAAGGCTTACTCTTCCTACTTCGATTGGGAATGGAGCTGACTACATCTCTAAGTTTATATCTTCTAAGCTTGGAGGCAAATCTGATAAACTAGAACCTCTCTTGAACTACCTGCTTAGCCTTAACCATCACGGAGAG AAACTCATGATCAATGAAGATCTCAACACAGTTACAAATCTCCAGAGATCTCTGATGCTTGCTGTGAATGTAGTATCCACTTTCCCTAAACACACGCCTTATGAAACTTTCTCacaaag GCTGAAGGAAATGGGATTCGAGAAAGGTTGGGGAAACACATcagagagagtgagagaaaCTATGGTTATGCTCTCACAAGTTCTTGAGGCACCAGACAGTGTGAAGCTAGATTTGCTATTTAGCAGACTTCCCACAGTGTTCAACGTTGTTATATTCTCTGTCCATGGCTATTTTGGTCAGCAAGACGTGCTTGGATTACCAGACACCGGAGGGCAG GTTGTTTACATTCTTGATCAAGTAAGAGCCTTGGAGGAAGAGCTGCTCATTAGAATTAACCAACAAGGTCTTGGATTCAAGCCTCAGATTCTTGTGGTGACACGGTTAATACCTGAAGCAAGAGGAACAAAGTGTGATCAAGAACTAGAAGCCATTGAAGGAACCAAGCATTCTCATATCCTCAGGGTTCCTTTTGTCACAGAGAAAGGAGTCCTCCGTCAATGGGTTTCACGGTTTGATATCTACCCTTACCTCGAGAGATTCACGCAG GATGCAACGAGCAAGATTCTCCAACGCTTTGATTGCAAGCCTGACCTTATCATAGGTAACTACACAGATGGGAACTTGGTTGCATCTCTAATGGCTACCAAACTCGGTGTCACTCAAGGAACCATTGCACATGCTTTGGAGAAAACAAAGTATGAAGATTCAGATGCAAAGTGGAAAGAGCTAGATCCTAAATACCATTTCTCTTGCCAGTTCACAGCTGATTTAATCGCAATGAATGTCACTGACTTCATCATTACCAGCACATATCAAGAAATAGCAGGAAG CAAGGAAAGGCCAGGACAGTATGAGAGTCACACTGCCTTCACAATGCCTGGTCTATGCAGAGTTGTCTCTGGCATTGATGTGTTTGACCCCAAGTTTAACATTGCTGCTCCTGGGGCAGATCAATCTGTATACTTCCCTTACACAGAGACACAGAAAAGATTGACCAAGTTTCATCCTTCAATACAAGAACTGCTTTACAATGAGAAAGACAATGCTGAACACAT GGGATATCTTGCTGAAAGAGAAAAACCAATCATCTTCTCAATGGCCAGACTTGACACGGTGAAGAACATCACCGGTTTGGTTGAATGGTATGGTAAAGACAAGAGACTAAGAGAGATGGCTAACCTTGTAGTTGTTGCTGGATTCTTCGACATGTCCAAATCTAATGACAGAGAAGAAAAGGCTGAGATCAAGAAGATGCATGATCTTATTGAGAAGTATAAACTCAAGGGGAGCTTCAGATGGATAGCTGCTCAAACCGATAGGTACAGAAACAGTGAGCTTTACAGGTGCATTGCTGATACAAAAGGAGTCTTTGTTCAACCTGCTTTGTATGAAGCTTTTGGTTTAACGGTTATTGAAGCCATGAACTGTGGACTACCAACTTTTGCCACTAACCAAGGTGGACCAGCTGAGATAATCGTTGATGGTGTCTCTGGTTTTCACATTGATCCAAACAATGGTGATGAATCTGTTGCTAGAATTGGAGATTTCTTCAGCAAGTGTGGGACAGATGGTTTGTACTGGGATACTATCTCTAAAGGTGGTCTCAAACGAATCTACGAGTG CTACACATGGAAGATTTATGCAGAGAAGTTGTTGAAGATGGGAAGCATGTATGGATTCTGGAGACAGGTGAATGAAGATCAAAAGAAAGCTAAGCAGAGATACATTGAAATGTTTTACAGTCTCCAGTTCAAACCACTG ACCAAGAAAGTGACAATCCCTGAAGATAAATCTCTGCCTTCGAGATTGGCTTCACTCCGTAACCTCCTTCCCAAAAAGCCTTCTCTTGGAGGAGGAAGTAAGCAAAAGGAAGTGAATGAAAGAGAAAAGATGAAACAGGAAAGTGAAGATGGTCAAGAACATAATGAGTCTAAAGTTGGAGGAGGAGAAGTGAGAAAGGGTTTGCTTGCAGCTGAAGCATCAGAGAATACGAAGAAAGTTTCAGAAACTTCTGAAGAGACACAGAGACTAGAGAATACGAAGATGACATGCAGACTACAACAGAGCCAAGGAGTTTCATCGGTTAGGAACTTGTTTTGGTCTGTTGTGGTTTGTTTCTACATCTTTTACGTTTTGAAGCAGAGGTTCTTTGGAACTTACTCGGTTCAAGAAGATTAA
- the LOC108828740 gene encoding LOW QUALITY PROTEIN: uncharacterized protein LOC108828740 (The sequence of the model RefSeq protein was modified relative to this genomic sequence to represent the inferred CDS: inserted 2 bases in 1 codon) codes for MVKYWQQAQDNLMNLPLANGWGXKHMLFVKWKHVEAKAAAYYYHGLILDEGNTEKSHGMAVAALQAADECFKESKKASEAFNASSPTSRTPPLFGTMKYLSEKIPKETSSKVRINRDLYSYEKIMETAPTLPDFALALKPDEYQLPSVDASWSEDRTKNSSNHITGNQR; via the exons ATGGTGAAATACTGGCAGCAG GCACAGGATAACTTGATGAATCTCCCATTAGCAAATGGCTGGGG AAAGCATATGCTCTTTGTCAAGTGGAAACATGTTGAAGCTAAG GCTGCAGCGTACTACTACCATGGGTTGATTCTTGATGAAGGAAACACAGAGAAATCACATGGCATGGCGGTTGCTGCTTTACAAGCTGCAGATGAGTGTTTCAAAGAAAGTAAGAAAGCAAGTGAGGCATTCAATGCATCTTCACCCACGTCAAG GACTCCACCGCTTTTCGGAACAATGAAGTATCTATCAGAGAAAATACCGAAAGAAACTTCAAGTAAAGTCAGGATAAACCGTGATCTGTACTCATATGAGAA AATCATGGAGACGGCACCAACTCTTCCTGATTTTGCCTTGGCATTGAAACCTGATGAGTACCAACTCCCTTCTGTAGATGCATCATGGTCCGAAGACAGGACTAAAAACTCATCAAATCACATTACAGGAAACCAAAGATAG